The following are from one region of the Aquirufa lenticrescens genome:
- a CDS encoding MerR family transcriptional regulator, whose amino-acid sequence MKKPILGLKLLMELSKQYYSISEVAAIFKVNTSKIRYWETQFPHLSPKRAGSGIRKYTPADIEKIKVLVSLIDERGLTIEGAKQALNFKGKEKNPNQNIINQLTDIRDFLQGMKADLDME is encoded by the coding sequence TTGAAGAAGCCCATTTTGGGTTTAAAATTATTGATGGAATTAAGCAAGCAATATTATTCAATTTCGGAGGTAGCGGCCATTTTCAAGGTGAACACCTCTAAGATTCGCTATTGGGAGACTCAATTTCCTCATTTGTCACCCAAACGCGCAGGTTCTGGTATCCGTAAATATACCCCTGCAGATATTGAAAAAATCAAGGTTTTGGTTAGTTTGATCGATGAAAGAGGCTTGACCATTGAAGGAGCTAAGCAAGCATTGAATTTCAAAGGCAAGGAAAAAAATCCTAATCAAAACATCATTAATCAACTAACTGATATTCGTGATTTTTTACAAGGGATGAAGGCCGATTTAGACATGGAATAA